In the Parus major isolate Abel chromosome 4A, Parus_major1.1, whole genome shotgun sequence genome, one interval contains:
- the YIPF6 gene encoding protein YIPF6, whose protein sequence is MAAAEGSGAGGTLFPGLADVSISQDIPVEGEITVPVGSHSPDEDYSTLDEPVKDTIMRDLKAVGKKFVHVMYPKKSSALLRDWDLWGPLVLCVSLALMLQGGSADSKDDGGPQFAEVFVIIWFGAVVITLNSKLLGGTISFFQSLCVLGYCVMPLTVAMLVCRLVLLAGAGTVSFIIRLIVVGAMFGWSTLASTAFLADSQPPNRKALVVYPIFLFYFVISWMILTFTPQ, encoded by the exons atggcggcggcggaggggagcggggctggcggGACCCTG TTCCCAGGTCTGGCAGACGTGTCGATATCCCAGGATATTCCAGTGGAAGGAGAGATCACTGTCCCTGTGGGATCTCACTCTCCTGATGAGGATTACTCCACACTGGATGAGCCAGTCAAGGACACAATT aTGAGGGACCTGAAGGCTGTTGGGAAGAAGTTTGTCCATGTCATGTATCCCAAGAAGAGCAGCGCACTCCTCAGGGACT gggATCTGTGGGGCCCTTTGGTTCTGTGTGTCTCCCTGGCTCT gatgctgcagggTGGCTCTGCAGACAGCAAGGATGATGGAGGGCCCCAGTTTGCCGAGGTCTTTGTCATCATCTGGTTTGGGGCCGTTGTCATCACCCTCAACTCGAAGCTTCTGGGAGGGACCAT ctccttcTTCCAgagcctgtgtgtgctggggtACTGCGTGATGCCGCTGACCGTGGCCATGCTGGTGtgcaggctggtgctgctggcgGGCGCGGGCACCGTCAGCTTCATCATCCGCCTCATCGTGGTGGGGGCCATGTTCGGCTGGTCCACCTTGG CATCCACGGCGTTCCTGGCTGACAGCCAGCCCCCCAACCGCAAGGCACTGGTCGTGTACCCCATCTTCCTCTTCTACTTTGTCATCAGCTGGATGATCCTGACCTTCACCCCCCAGTGA